A stretch of the Frankiaceae bacterium genome encodes the following:
- a CDS encoding coenzyme F420-0:L-glutamate ligase, with protein MTYTVTGVSGLPEVREGDDLAALLDDVDLRDGDVVVVTSKVVSKAEGRLVEVTGTAEEREEQRQALIDAESVREVARRGPTRIVETRHGFVLASAGVDTSNVDRDVIALLPLDPDESARRLRDGIAVRRGVDVAVVVSDTFGRPWRKGLTDVAIGVAGMGAVRDFVGQSDAYGNELAMTQVAEADEIAAAAELVMGKLSGVPVAVVRGVVPPPDDGLGAKAMLRSAAEDMFRTGTDEVVTSRRTVRAFLPDRVDPALLQRAIAAAVTAPAPHHTTPWRFVLVDTDEARTALLSAMRAAWVEDLTADGLDPERIARRLAKSDALLGAAPYLVVPCLVTEGAHDYPDERRRTAEREMFLVSMGAAVENLLLALSASGLGACWVSSTMFCQDPVRRALGLPAEWDPMGAIAVGKPASAPPPRPPRDPRRFVVER; from the coding sequence GTGACGTACACCGTCACCGGCGTCTCGGGGCTGCCCGAGGTGCGGGAAGGCGACGACCTGGCGGCGCTGCTGGACGACGTTGATCTGCGCGACGGCGACGTCGTCGTCGTGACGAGCAAGGTCGTGAGCAAGGCCGAGGGCCGGCTGGTGGAGGTGACCGGCACGGCCGAGGAGCGCGAGGAGCAGCGGCAGGCGCTCATCGACGCGGAGTCGGTCCGCGAGGTCGCCCGGCGCGGGCCGACGCGCATCGTCGAGACGCGGCACGGCTTCGTCCTCGCCAGCGCCGGCGTCGACACGAGCAACGTCGACCGCGACGTCATCGCCCTGCTCCCCCTCGACCCCGACGAGAGCGCGCGACGGCTGCGTGACGGCATCGCCGTACGCCGCGGTGTCGACGTCGCGGTGGTCGTGAGCGACACGTTCGGGCGGCCGTGGCGCAAGGGCCTGACCGACGTCGCGATCGGCGTCGCGGGCATGGGCGCGGTGCGCGACTTCGTCGGGCAGAGCGACGCGTACGGCAACGAGCTCGCCATGACGCAGGTCGCCGAGGCCGACGAGATCGCCGCCGCCGCGGAGCTCGTCATGGGCAAGCTGTCCGGCGTGCCGGTGGCCGTGGTGCGCGGCGTCGTACCGCCGCCCGACGACGGCCTCGGCGCGAAGGCGATGCTGCGGTCGGCCGCCGAGGACATGTTCCGTACGGGCACCGACGAGGTCGTGACGTCGCGGCGTACGGTGCGGGCGTTCCTCCCCGACCGCGTCGACCCCGCGCTGCTGCAGCGCGCGATCGCGGCGGCCGTCACCGCGCCGGCGCCGCACCACACGACGCCGTGGCGGTTCGTGCTCGTGGACACCGACGAGGCGCGGACGGCGCTGCTGTCGGCGATGCGCGCGGCGTGGGTCGAGGACCTGACGGCCGACGGCCTTGACCCCGAGCGGATCGCACGACGACTGGCGAAGTCGGACGCGCTGCTGGGCGCGGCGCCGTACCTCGTCGTGCCGTGTCTGGTCACCGAGGGCGCGCACGACTACCCCGACGAGCGGCGGCGTACGGCGGAGCGCGAGATGTTCCTCGTGTCGATGGGCGCGGCCGTCGAGAACCTGCTGCTCGCGCTGTCCGCCAGTGGTCTCGGCGCGTGCTGGGTCAGCTCGACGATGTTCTGCCAGGACCCCGTACGCCGCGCGCTCGGCCTGCCCGCGGAGTGGGACCCCATGGGCGCGATCGCCGTGGGCAAGCCGGCTTCGGCGCCGCCGCCGCGGCCGCCGAGAGACCCGCGGCGGTTCGTCGTCGAGCGTTAG
- a CDS encoding GSU2403 family nucleotidyltransferase fold protein codes for MNATPTPEYVVARSVLLDALAALGVHRDAVVLVGAQAVYLHTGDADLAVAPTTTDADLALAPALLPDAPLLGDVMRSAGFKPGADPGTWTGRFGVAIDLLVPEALSGRGGRRGARLPAHGNDVARRALGLEAAVVANAPHEVGALATGDSRRFTIRVAQPAALLVAKVIKIEERRATPGRLRPKDGLDVLRLLQTSATDHLAADLDRLVADDLAGPVTRMAMDALREHGSDPDGPVTTLAVTAAGVLANPDTIRASVPALVADLLAAVR; via the coding sequence ATGAACGCGACACCCACTCCTGAGTACGTCGTCGCCCGGTCGGTGCTCCTCGATGCGCTCGCGGCTCTGGGCGTCCATCGCGACGCCGTGGTCCTGGTGGGTGCACAGGCGGTGTACCTCCACACCGGTGATGCGGACCTCGCCGTGGCACCGACCACGACGGACGCGGACCTCGCGCTCGCGCCCGCGCTGCTGCCCGACGCGCCCCTGCTCGGTGACGTCATGCGTTCCGCGGGCTTCAAGCCCGGGGCCGATCCCGGCACCTGGACAGGACGGTTCGGGGTCGCGATCGACCTTCTCGTGCCAGAGGCGCTCAGCGGTCGGGGCGGTCGCCGTGGCGCGCGGCTGCCCGCCCATGGGAACGACGTCGCGCGGCGCGCGCTCGGCCTCGAAGCCGCTGTCGTCGCCAACGCGCCCCACGAGGTGGGCGCGCTCGCAACCGGTGACAGCAGGCGGTTCACGATCCGCGTGGCCCAGCCGGCGGCGCTCCTCGTTGCCAAGGTCATCAAGATCGAGGAACGACGGGCCACTCCCGGCCGCCTGCGGCCCAAGGACGGACTCGACGTGCTGCGGTTGCTGCAGACCTCCGCGACGGACCACCTCGCGGCCGACCTCGACCGGCTCGTCGCCGACGATCTCGCCGGTCCGGTGACGCGGATGGCGATGGACGCCCTGCGCGAGCACGGCAGCGACCCGGACGGGCCTGTCACCACACTCGCGGTGACGGCCGCGGGCGTCCTCGCGAACCCCGACACGATCCGCGCGTCGGTTCCCGCCCTCGTGGCGGACCTCCTCGCGGCCGTCAGGTGA
- a CDS encoding DUF3105 domain-containing protein, with product MAKRTPENNRRKLIEEQRKKQRSGEKRATYLTVGITTLLGIALIGGAVYYSNTGENADVALRAVGLAADAAGCDAAKEEPIPKEAEDDAVKHTPKNGDRVEYAIAPPSSGRHNPTPLPVGAKKFYSREDNPASEQAVHNLEHGYVVVWYDNKATDAQIDVLKKAADSAEGKFLIVPWGRQDFPDNKHIVLTSWAQKQACSEVSGAVMQDFIDNFGGQKSKAPEKNAV from the coding sequence GTGGCCAAGCGAACCCCTGAGAACAACCGCCGGAAGCTCATCGAGGAGCAGCGCAAGAAGCAGCGCTCCGGTGAGAAGCGCGCGACGTACCTCACCGTCGGCATCACGACGTTGCTGGGCATCGCGCTCATCGGCGGTGCCGTCTACTACAGCAACACCGGCGAGAACGCCGACGTGGCCCTGCGTGCCGTGGGCCTCGCCGCCGACGCCGCCGGGTGCGACGCCGCCAAGGAGGAGCCGATCCCCAAGGAGGCGGAGGACGACGCCGTCAAGCACACGCCGAAGAACGGCGACCGCGTCGAGTACGCCATCGCGCCGCCCAGCTCGGGCCGCCACAACCCGACCCCGCTGCCCGTCGGCGCGAAGAAGTTCTACTCGCGCGAGGACAACCCGGCCTCCGAGCAGGCGGTGCACAACCTCGAGCACGGCTACGTCGTCGTCTGGTACGACAACAAGGCGACCGACGCGCAGATCGACGTGCTGAAGAAGGCCGCCGACTCGGCGGAGGGCAAGTTCCTCATCGTGCCGTGGGGCCGCCAGGACTTCCCGGACAACAAGCACATCGTCCTGACGTCGTGGGCGCAGAAGCAGGCCTGCTCCGAGGTGTCGGGCGCGGTCATGCAGGACTTCATCGACAACTTCGGCGGCCAGAAGAGCAAGGCCCCGGAGAAGAACGCCGTCTAG